The following are encoded together in the Candidatus Limnocylindrales bacterium genome:
- the glyQ gene encoding glycine--tRNA ligase subunit alpha, whose amino-acid sequence MTFQEVILTLERFWANKGCILLQPYDMEVGAGTCHPATLLRCLGPEPWNVAYVQPSRRPTDGRYGENPNRLQHYYQYQVLMKPSPPNLQDLYLESLFNLGIDPLEHDIRFVEDDWENPTLGAWGLGWEVWLDGMEITQFTYFQQAGGIDLFPISGEITYGLERIAMYLQKVDNVFDLIWTPGIKYGDVHHQGEVEYSRYNFEVADVDMLFRLFEMYEREALRALDRKIVLAAYDYCLKCSHTFNLLEARGAISVTERTGFIARVRNITKMCAEAYLKQREEMGFPLCKSKEKQVVH is encoded by the coding sequence ATGACTTTTCAAGAGGTTATTCTAACACTCGAGCGATTCTGGGCTAATAAAGGGTGTATCCTCCTACAACCCTACGATATGGAAGTAGGAGCAGGAACCTGTCATCCGGCCACCCTGCTTCGATGCCTCGGTCCAGAACCCTGGAATGTGGCCTATGTACAACCGTCTCGTAGACCCACGGACGGTCGTTATGGGGAGAATCCCAATCGCCTCCAACACTATTACCAATATCAAGTCCTGATGAAACCCTCTCCACCTAATCTCCAGGACCTTTATTTGGAGAGTTTATTCAATCTGGGCATTGATCCCCTGGAACACGATATCCGGTTTGTGGAAGATGACTGGGAAAACCCAACCCTGGGAGCCTGGGGACTGGGTTGGGAGGTCTGGCTGGATGGGATGGAAATTACCCAGTTTACCTATTTTCAACAGGCGGGCGGCATCGATCTTTTCCCTATTTCGGGTGAAATTACCTACGGATTGGAACGTATCGCCATGTATTTACAAAAAGTTGATAATGTATTTGACTTAATATGGACGCCGGGTATTAAATATGGAGATGTTCATCATCAAGGTGAAGTGGAGTACTCCCGATATAATTTTGAAGTCGCCGATGTGGATATGCTGTTTCGCTTGTTTGAGATGTATGAGCGGGAAGCTCTGCGAGCTCTGGACAGAAAAATAGTTCTGGCCGCTTATGATTACTGTCTGAAATGCTCTCATACGTTCAATCTTCTGGAAGCAAGGGGAGCCATAAGTGTTACAGAACGAACCGGATTCATCGCGCGAGTTCGAAATATTACGAAAATGTGTGCCGAAGCTTACCTCAAACAACGGGAAGAAATGGGATTTCCTTTGTGTAAGTCGAAGGAAAAGCAGGTGGTTCATTAA
- a CDS encoding YihY/virulence factor BrkB family protein, whose product MWKNLSLLSGLKAYLQQCCHREVSRLIRIFRMFKEDDCLLWSSSISFFTLFAMLPLTVLAFSLLKTFGFFTAYREAILSFLFKNFFIQNEPRVQEYFTLYFEKGYEVNFLGLISFIITSLFWLSSIEHALNNVWKVKENRPFFQRFPAYWTTITLAPVLFGISFYLSANINKYFHLSESYVRYLYEYTLPVFLSWFIFFLIYKLLPRHSVSTRPAILGSLIAAILWELAKRAFYYYTHNLANYEKLYGLLGAIFSFLLWTEVTWIILLFCAEIIYDLEYGEDYQTKLEIEENSQLIKTTKV is encoded by the coding sequence ATGTGGAAAAATCTAAGTCTTTTATCCGGGTTGAAGGCATATCTTCAACAATGTTGTCATAGGGAAGTTTCTCGTCTGATACGGATCTTTCGGATGTTTAAAGAAGATGATTGTCTGCTTTGGTCTTCTTCCATTTCCTTTTTCACCCTGTTTGCAATGCTTCCCTTAACAGTTCTGGCGTTTTCCCTTCTAAAGACTTTTGGGTTCTTTACGGCGTATCGGGAAGCCATTCTCAGTTTCCTTTTCAAGAATTTTTTCATTCAAAACGAACCTCGAGTTCAGGAGTATTTCACCCTGTATTTTGAAAAAGGGTACGAGGTAAACTTTCTTGGATTGATCTCGTTTATTATTACTTCGTTATTTTGGCTAAGCTCTATTGAACACGCCCTTAACAACGTTTGGAAGGTGAAAGAGAATCGACCTTTTTTCCAGAGATTTCCGGCCTACTGGACTACCATTACCCTGGCTCCGGTCCTGTTTGGAATCTCCTTTTATTTGTCGGCTAATATTAACAAATATTTTCATCTCTCTGAATCTTATGTGAGATATCTGTATGAGTACACATTGCCTGTTTTTTTATCCTGGTTCATTTTTTTTCTCATTTACAAACTTCTGCCCCGGCATTCGGTTTCAACCCGACCTGCCATCCTCGGCAGCCTGATAGCAGCGATTCTATGGGAACTGGCCAAGCGGGCTTTTTATTACTATACCCATAATCTGGCGAACTACGAAAAATTATATGGTCTCTTAGGGGCCATTTTCTCTTTTCTCCTATGGACCGAAGTGACCTGGATTATTTTGCTTTTTTGTGCGGAGATTATATACGATTTAGAATACGGAGAAGATTATCAGACAAAGCTTGAGATCGAGGAAAACTCTCAGCTCATAAAAACTACAAAAGTATAG
- a CDS encoding ABC transporter substrate-binding protein produces the protein MILKKLFLGIIFILSGLIGVLAYSAGKYDPGASDTEIKIGNTNPYSGSASAYGTIGRSIAAYFKKINEEGGVNGRKITFISYDDGYSPPKTVEQVRRLVEQDQVLFLFQTLGTPTNTAIWKYLNQKKIPQLFVATGATKWGDPEGHPWTMGWQPNYQTEAKIYARYILENLPNARIGILYQNDDYGKDYVKGFKDGLGERAGEMIVSEQTYEVTEPTVDSQIVNLKNSGADVLFNVTTPKFAAQAIRKVADIGWKPVHFLNNVSNSVGSVLQPAGLEASKDIISSFYLKDPDDPQWADDPGRKEWLTWMEKYYPEGNIHDLFNVYGYTVAQALIQVLKQAGDDLTRENIMRQAANIKDLELPMLLPGIKINTSPADFYPIEQLQLGKFNGERWVLFGEVIDASKK, from the coding sequence ATGATTCTTAAAAAGTTATTTTTAGGAATTATTTTCATACTTTCAGGTCTTATCGGGGTATTGGCTTATAGTGCCGGGAAATACGACCCCGGTGCCAGCGATACTGAGATTAAAATCGGTAATACCAATCCATATAGTGGGTCTGCTTCGGCCTATGGCACAATCGGCAGGTCTATTGCGGCTTATTTCAAAAAAATTAATGAAGAGGGCGGGGTCAACGGTCGCAAGATCACCTTCATCAGTTATGATGATGGATATAGTCCGCCCAAGACGGTGGAGCAGGTACGGCGGTTGGTGGAACAGGATCAGGTATTGTTTTTGTTTCAAACGCTGGGGACTCCAACAAATACGGCAATTTGGAAATACCTGAACCAGAAGAAGATACCGCAGCTCTTTGTAGCCACCGGAGCTACCAAGTGGGGAGATCCCGAAGGGCATCCCTGGACGATGGGTTGGCAGCCCAATTATCAAACCGAGGCAAAGATCTATGCCCGTTATATTTTAGAGAATTTGCCCAATGCCAGGATTGGAATCCTATACCAAAACGACGATTACGGGAAGGATTATGTAAAAGGGTTTAAGGACGGGCTTGGCGAGAGGGCCGGGGAGATGATCGTCTCAGAGCAAACCTATGAGGTGACGGAACCTACTGTAGATTCCCAGATTGTGAATCTGAAAAACAGTGGAGCCGATGTTTTATTCAATGTAACCACACCCAAATTTGCTGCCCAGGCGATCCGGAAGGTGGCGGATATAGGTTGGAAGCCGGTCCACTTCCTGAACAACGTATCGAACTCTGTAGGATCTGTGCTTCAACCGGCCGGTCTCGAAGCCTCTAAGGATATCATTTCCTCTTTCTATTTGAAGGATCCAGACGACCCTCAATGGGCGGACGATCCGGGTCGAAAAGAGTGGCTGACATGGATGGAGAAGTACTATCCCGAGGGAAATATCCATGATTTATTTAATGTCTACGGCTACACGGTAGCCCAGGCCCTCATTCAGGTATTAAAACAGGCTGGAGATGACCTGACGCGGGAGAACATCATGCGCCAGGCTGCAAATATCAAGGATCTGGAGTTGCCGATGCTCTTACCCGGAATCAAGATCAATACCAGTCCCGCAGATTTTTATCCCATAGAACAGCTACAACTGGGTAAGTTTAACGGAGAGAGATGGGTTCTGTTCGGCGAGGTTATTGACGCCAGCAAGAAATAA
- a CDS encoding VCBS repeat-containing protein, producing the protein MVVWRPGTGSWYGVWSGGGIVIQPWGLRGDEPVPGDYDGDRRADWAVWRGDKGQWYIILSSTGQIVVKSLGQAGDQPVPGDYNGDGITDLAVWRPGTGTWFISIDK; encoded by the coding sequence GTGGTGGTGTGGAGACCTGGGACGGGGAGCTGGTATGGGGTATGGTCTGGTGGGGGGATAGTGATTCAACCCTGGGGTTTAAGGGGAGATGAACCGGTACCTGGGGATTATGATGGAGACCGAAGAGCGGACTGGGCGGTTTGGCGAGGGGATAAAGGGCAGTGGTACATAATTTTATCTTCTACAGGTCAGATTGTGGTGAAGTCGTTGGGGCAGGCAGGGGATCAACCGGTGCCTGGGGATTACAATGGAGATGGGATTACGGATCTGGCTGTTTGGCGTCCTGGGACTGGGACGTGGTTTATAAGTATTGACAAGTAG
- a CDS encoding amidohydrolase family protein: protein MRRPESGRTGGDSIFPPFSYSSPVTLITAPLVLPITTPPLREGAVVLSKNGMILDCGPWREVRARFPKVPEQRYEAVLVPGFINTHCHLELSHLRGRLRPGGGLPSFVRQVMGLRNADPLRIEQGIQEALQELRQEGVVGLVDIGNTGRSLPFFRESGLQGLFLLELIKFDPQAAERIFEEGKAFLNRETMRRNGDLEMQEHGEGSTRRPAKIGDIIPQENLLEFRTQIATGLTGHAIYSCSEPLLQKVAAYALETRTPLSLHLLENPEERMLIEKGRGFFADYLRQLGYSLDNWRPPGLRSVFYAERCLGFENRRLYVHLIYIREDELQHLATQPNTFIALCPKSNLFVEGRLPPIDQMAAVHPNITLGTDSLASNDRLSILDELKTIQHAFPHLSSALLIQWATLNGARYLGLEKILGSLTPGKQPGILAIFTPQRNPENFLAAEALSLKIITPET, encoded by the coding sequence ATGAGAAGACCGGAGAGTGGGAGAACGGGAGGGGATTCTATATTCCCCCCTTTTTCTTATTCCTCCCCGGTTACCCTGATAACGGCCCCCCTTGTACTTCCCATCACAACCCCTCCTCTTCGAGAAGGGGCCGTGGTCCTTTCTAAGAATGGAATGATTTTGGACTGTGGACCCTGGCGAGAAGTGCGAGCACGATTTCCCAAGGTCCCGGAACAGCGTTATGAAGCGGTATTGGTTCCGGGATTCATAAACACCCACTGTCATTTGGAATTAAGCCATCTGCGTGGCCGACTTCGACCGGGTGGAGGATTACCCTCCTTTGTTCGACAGGTAATGGGATTACGAAATGCCGATCCTTTGAGGATCGAGCAGGGAATTCAAGAAGCCTTGCAGGAGCTGCGGCAGGAAGGAGTGGTTGGTCTGGTTGATATTGGAAATACAGGACGTTCCCTCCCTTTTTTTAGGGAATCCGGGTTACAGGGACTCTTCCTTCTCGAATTGATTAAGTTCGATCCTCAAGCCGCCGAACGAATCTTTGAAGAGGGAAAAGCTTTCTTGAATCGAGAGACGATGCGGAGAAATGGAGACCTGGAGATGCAGGAACATGGAGAGGGATCGACCCGAAGACCCGCAAAGATAGGGGATATAATTCCACAAGAAAACTTATTAGAGTTCAGAACCCAGATTGCAACCGGATTAACAGGACATGCTATTTATTCCTGTTCGGAACCTCTGTTGCAGAAAGTAGCTGCTTACGCACTGGAAACGAGAACCCCTCTATCTTTGCATTTATTAGAAAACCCGGAAGAGCGTATGCTGATTGAAAAAGGCAGGGGGTTTTTTGCCGATTACCTCCGACAACTGGGATACTCCCTGGATAACTGGAGACCTCCCGGGCTCCGTTCCGTTTTTTATGCCGAACGTTGTTTAGGATTTGAAAACCGCCGACTCTATGTTCACCTCATCTATATCCGGGAAGACGAACTTCAGCACCTGGCTACTCAACCCAACACCTTTATAGCCCTTTGTCCTAAAAGCAACCTCTTTGTTGAGGGTCGGCTTCCTCCCATCGATCAAATGGCCGCCGTTCATCCCAATATTACTCTGGGCACCGATAGTTTAGCCAGTAACGATCGGCTCAGTATCCTGGACGAGCTTAAAACAATCCAGCATGCATTTCCCCATCTCTCCTCGGCCCTTTTAATTCAATGGGCTACTCTAAACGGCGCCCGGTACCTGGGATTAGAAAAAATCTTGGGGAGTTTAACTCCCGGCAAACAACCCGGGATTTTAGCTATTTTCACCCCCCAACGAAATCCCGAGAATTTCCTGGCTGCAGAGGCCCTTTCCTTAAAAATAATTACTCCAGAGACTTAA
- the mqnC gene encoding cyclic dehypoxanthinyl futalosine synthase: MITRLIDKALSFQPLSLEEGKQLYQKLPLSELGLLAHELRMMKKKDKIVTYIIDRNVNYTNICNADCHFCAFYRPPGHEEGYVLTEAELYAKIEETLQLGGHQLLLQGGHNPDLGIEYYEDLFRKIKSRYPIKLHALSPPEIIHITQISKLSIEEVIRRLMAAGLDSIPGGGAEILVDRVRRKIAKNKCTTEEWLEVMRVAHKLGLRTTATMMFGHIETLEDRLEHLIRIRELQEERGGFTAFIPWPYQSKNTVLGRRIEGNTTGHEYLATLAISRIMLHNVDNLQVSWVTMPVKIAVAGLYYGANDFGSIMIEENVVRAAGAHYKMDTAQAEYHIRMAGFIPRRRNMQYELI, encoded by the coding sequence ATGATAACCCGTTTAATAGATAAAGCCCTTTCTTTCCAACCCCTTAGCCTGGAGGAGGGAAAACAGCTTTATCAAAAACTACCCCTGAGTGAACTGGGGCTTCTGGCTCATGAATTGCGGATGATGAAGAAAAAGGATAAGATCGTCACCTATATCATCGACCGCAATGTGAACTACACCAATATTTGCAATGCAGATTGTCACTTCTGCGCTTTTTATCGACCCCCTGGTCACGAGGAAGGCTATGTTTTGACAGAAGCGGAGCTGTATGCAAAAATTGAAGAGACCTTACAACTGGGTGGGCATCAACTCCTCCTTCAGGGAGGGCATAATCCAGATCTGGGAATTGAATATTACGAAGATCTCTTCCGAAAGATCAAAAGTCGCTACCCCATTAAACTCCATGCTTTGAGTCCCCCGGAAATCATTCATATTACCCAGATCAGCAAGCTTTCCATTGAAGAGGTTATCCGGCGGTTGATGGCAGCAGGCCTGGATTCCATTCCAGGTGGCGGTGCCGAAATTCTCGTGGATCGGGTTCGACGGAAAATTGCCAAAAATAAGTGCACCACCGAAGAGTGGCTGGAGGTCATGCGGGTAGCCCATAAATTGGGCCTCCGTACAACGGCTACCATGATGTTTGGGCATATTGAGACGTTGGAAGATCGCCTGGAACATTTAATCCGTATCCGTGAGCTACAGGAGGAACGAGGGGGATTTACGGCTTTTATCCCGTGGCCCTATCAAAGCAAAAACACGGTATTAGGACGCAGAATTGAAGGAAATACCACAGGACATGAATACCTGGCTACATTGGCCATCTCCCGAATTATGCTCCATAACGTGGATAATCTCCAGGTCTCCTGGGTCACCATGCCGGTTAAAATCGCCGTAGCCGGACTCTATTACGGAGCTAATGATTTTGGTTCGATCATGATCGAAGAAAATGTAGTCAGAGCCGCAGGAGCCCACTACAAAATGGATACTGCTCAGGCCGAGTATCATATCCGTATGGCCGGATTTATTCCAAGACGGCGAAATATGCAATATGAATTGATCTAA
- a CDS encoding menaquinone biosynthesis protein, with protein MIRIIAVSYLNTKPLVYGLERGMLPAGYELSFEIPSVCAQALIEGNGEIGLIPSLEYQRIPDLTLVPDIGIAARGAVQTVLLVAEVPISSLQSVILDYSSRTSNALVQILLARKYKRSLSFHIGKPGYEGEIRGRQGGLIIGDRAFLYRRQFPYVYDLALEWQEWTGLPFVFAFWAAKLGSLREDLIQAFYQSLEVGLEHIPEIAREWAQLHGGSPDIYESYLTSAILYKLGSKEYEGLRRFYHLAGQQGLISELKELKAGH; from the coding sequence ATGATCCGAATTATTGCTGTTTCTTATCTGAATACCAAACCTTTAGTCTACGGTCTGGAGCGAGGAATGCTCCCGGCCGGTTATGAGTTGTCTTTTGAAATCCCCAGTGTGTGTGCCCAAGCCCTTATAGAAGGGAACGGTGAGATTGGATTGATCCCTTCCCTGGAGTATCAACGTATTCCCGATTTGACCCTGGTTCCTGATATAGGAATTGCAGCCCGAGGAGCTGTACAAACGGTTCTGTTGGTGGCCGAAGTCCCCATTTCTTCCCTTCAATCGGTTATCTTAGATTACTCCTCGCGAACTTCCAATGCCCTGGTCCAGATTCTGCTGGCCCGTAAATATAAACGATCCCTTTCTTTCCACATTGGAAAACCCGGATACGAAGGAGAAATTCGAGGAAGGCAAGGGGGGCTTATCATCGGAGACCGGGCTTTCCTCTATCGTCGGCAATTTCCTTATGTGTATGATTTAGCCCTGGAGTGGCAAGAATGGACCGGACTTCCCTTCGTTTTTGCCTTCTGGGCGGCTAAATTGGGTTCTCTACGCGAGGATTTGATCCAGGCCTTCTATCAAAGCCTGGAGGTTGGACTGGAACATATCCCGGAAATTGCCCGGGAATGGGCCCAACTCCACGGAGGTTCACCGGATATTTATGAATCTTATCTAACCTCTGCCATCCTCTACAAATTGGGTTCTAAGGAATATGAAGGCCTTCGACGATTTTATCATCTGGCTGGACAGCAAGGACTTATTTCTGAACTGAAAGAACTTAAGGCAGGCCATTAA
- the mqnE gene encoding aminofutalosine synthase MqnE: MLSILFERYPGYKDIIEKVHEGKRLNFEEGLRLFNCDNLNLLGYLANLVRERLHGNKAYFIRNFHINSTNICIYSCSFCSFARKPGQEGGYEMSLEDVYRKVHQYDNRVVHELHIVNGVHPKLGVEYYAEMLRGIKKIRPELHLKTFTAVEIPYMAKRSKMTIEQALRTLKEAGMDSMPGGGAEIFHPEIRQQICADKADQELWLEVHRTAHKLGIRTTCTMLYGHIERYEHRLHHMLALRDLQDETGGFTAFIPLKFHNENNDMSHIPQTSVVDDLKTYAVSRLMMDNIPHLKAYWIMIGPEVAQLALSYGVDDIDGTVVEEKIYHMAGAKTSQEMTREELIRLIREAGRHPIERDSLYGVVEDLGEPTEATP, from the coding sequence TTGCTTTCCATACTATTCGAGCGTTATCCCGGTTACAAAGATATTATTGAGAAAGTCCACGAAGGAAAACGGCTCAACTTTGAAGAAGGTTTGCGGCTTTTTAATTGCGATAATTTAAACCTGCTGGGATATCTGGCCAACCTGGTACGGGAACGACTTCATGGAAATAAAGCTTATTTTATTCGGAATTTTCATATTAACAGTACCAATATTTGTATTTACAGTTGTAGCTTTTGTTCCTTTGCCAGGAAACCCGGACAGGAAGGCGGTTATGAAATGTCCCTGGAAGACGTTTATCGTAAAGTACACCAATACGATAATCGGGTTGTTCATGAGCTTCATATTGTAAACGGGGTTCATCCCAAGCTGGGGGTTGAATATTATGCGGAGATGCTCCGGGGAATCAAGAAAATCCGCCCTGAACTTCATCTAAAAACTTTTACAGCCGTTGAGATTCCATATATGGCCAAACGCTCTAAGATGACCATTGAACAGGCCCTACGAACCTTAAAGGAAGCCGGTATGGATTCTATGCCGGGGGGAGGAGCCGAGATTTTTCATCCGGAGATCCGTCAACAGATCTGTGCCGACAAGGCTGATCAAGAGTTATGGCTCGAAGTACATCGAACTGCCCACAAACTAGGGATACGTACCACCTGTACCATGTTATATGGACACATCGAGCGCTATGAACATCGGCTCCACCACATGCTGGCTCTTCGAGATCTTCAGGATGAAACCGGTGGCTTTACCGCTTTTATTCCTCTCAAATTCCACAATGAAAACAACGATATGTCTCACATCCCTCAAACTTCTGTGGTAGACGATCTTAAGACTTACGCAGTAAGCCGATTAATGATGGATAATATTCCCCATCTCAAGGCCTATTGGATCATGATTGGTCCAGAGGTTGCTCAACTGGCTCTAAGTTATGGGGTGGATGATATCGATGGAACGGTGGTAGAGGAAAAGATTTATCATATGGCCGGAGCCAAAACTTCCCAGGAAATGACCCGGGAGGAACTCATCCGCCTTATCCGAGAGGCCGGACGTCATCCCATTGAACGGGACAGCCTGTACGGCGTTGTGGAAGATCTCGGGGAACCGACAGAAGCTACTCCATAA
- a CDS encoding MqnA/MqnD/SBP family protein — MSIREITIAHSPDSDDAFMFYALAHGKIDTGHLHFKHILQDIETLNQKATQGVYDLTAISFHAYAYIADKYALLSSGASMGLRYGPLVIASKPFPPSELAGKTIAIPGIKTSAYLALKLFQPEFTYQIIPFDKILEAVQKGVCEAGLLIHEGQLTYKDLGLHKIIDLGEWWYEETGLPLPLGGNVIRRDLGWDLIPRISAYLKQSIHYALTHREEALVYAANFARGLKPKLTDKFVSMYVNELTLDFGESGRKAIQLFLEKGYQKGIIPHPVEVTVF; from the coding sequence ATGTCCATTCGAGAAATTACTATAGCCCATAGTCCGGATTCCGATGATGCCTTCATGTTTTATGCGCTGGCTCATGGGAAAATAGATACAGGCCATTTACATTTTAAACATATTCTCCAAGATATCGAGACCCTTAATCAAAAAGCGACTCAGGGAGTCTATGATCTAACTGCCATTTCCTTCCATGCCTATGCGTATATTGCAGATAAATATGCCCTTCTTTCCTCAGGGGCCAGCATGGGTTTAAGGTATGGTCCCCTGGTTATTGCCTCTAAACCTTTTCCTCCCTCGGAATTGGCCGGAAAAACCATCGCTATCCCGGGGATTAAAACCTCGGCCTATCTGGCTTTAAAGCTCTTCCAGCCTGAGTTTACCTACCAAATTATTCCCTTTGATAAAATTCTAGAGGCCGTACAGAAAGGGGTTTGTGAAGCAGGACTTCTTATTCACGAAGGTCAGCTCACTTACAAAGATCTCGGACTTCATAAAATCATCGATTTAGGAGAATGGTGGTACGAAGAGACCGGATTACCACTTCCGTTGGGCGGAAATGTGATTCGCCGAGATCTGGGTTGGGATTTAATCCCCCGAATTTCGGCTTACTTGAAACAGAGTATCCATTATGCCCTTACCCACAGGGAAGAAGCACTGGTCTATGCGGCTAACTTTGCCCGGGGCTTGAAACCGAAGTTGACGGATAAATTTGTAAGTATGTATGTTAATGAGTTAACTCTGGATTTTGGGGAATCTGGAAGAAAAGCCATTCAACTCTTCCTGGAAAAAGGTTATCAGAAAGGAATCATCCCTCATCCGGTGGAAGTAACCGTTTTTTAG